In Bactrocera oleae isolate idBacOlea1 chromosome 5, idBacOlea1, whole genome shotgun sequence, a genomic segment contains:
- the LOC106620343 gene encoding apoptotic chromatin condensation inducer in the nucleus: MAKFNDLKIPQLKKELEQRGLATNGLKTELQSRLREAMEAENINVEEYVFHMALEEETTKIEEKEEAQCSSKMVDMNMLFSAISQTGTQMSTQFKEQDTRMSQMSTQMSTQFKEQDTRMSQMSTQLETRLSTHLEELFAAQHARFSAQLSAPKELDVHMSAQVSSQLEEEEACEPGSSQYEEQEVCIPAKVSSQSEELNGRMPAQVSSQSEEEEACVPVQGSSQSKERELRMSGQVFSQLQEEEACVPVQGSSQSKELELRMSGQVFSQLQEEEACEPVKGSSQLEEQEAWIPAQVSLQLEEQEACIPSQVEDQHKNEPETDDSVQEDPELEGALHKVELNQCTTIGEITTRRPVTKSYWTERSSLKLVYGCLHRVWKSENGQSFRVLMVVPRVGIPDVLNVQYKCPRGGHLRDMKSLEHLKQRFYWTGCQSAIGRIAKYAENIVAKGSRSRSHGQMKQHNSRAPVEKIGVYEDGPFPTNKLGNNHVLVVKDHFNEWPQVYTIPNQETEPVAEAFINKWVTRFGVPMELRSDQEWNLKSALSQGMYQKLSIRKTDGINSKQRRTANDVSTSLEDEMGDIKALCLVSQICLIGTIRLRWRAV; the protein is encoded by the coding sequence atggccaagtttaacgatctgaagattccacaactgaaaaaggagctggaacaacgtggtttggcgacaaatggattaaaaactgaattacaatcacggttgagagaggccatggaggcggaaaacattaatgttgaggaatatgtctttcacatggcattagaagaagagacaacaaagatagaagaaaaggaagaggctcaatgctcgtcaaagatggtggacatgaacatgcttttttctgcaatatcgcagacggggacgcaaatgtcgacacaatttaaagagcaggatacacgtatgtctcagatgtcaacgcaaatgtcgacacaatttaaagagcaggatacacgtatgtctcagatgtcaacgcagttagaaacgcgattgtcaacgcatttggaagagctgttcgcagcgcaacatgcacgtttttcagcacagttgtcagcaccgaaagagctcgacgtgcatatgtcagcgcaggtatcctcacagttggaagaggaggaagcatgtgaaccaggatcttcacagtatgaagagcaagaagtttgtataccagcaaaagtgtcttcgcagtcggaagaactgaacgggcgcatgccagcgcaggtgtcctcacagtcggaagaggaggaagcgtgtgtaccagtacaagggtcctcacagtcgaaagagcgggaactgcgtatgtcagggcaggtgttctcacagttgcaagaggaggaagcgtgtgtaccagtacaagggtcctcacagtcgaaagagctggaactgcgtatgtcagggcaggtgttctcacagttgcaagaggaggaagcgtgtgaaccagtaaaaggttcctcacagttagaagagcaagaagcttggataccagcacaagtgtccttacagttggaagagcaggaagcgtgtataccatcacaggtggaagatcagcataaaaatgaacctgaaacggatgactctgtgcaagaagatccagaattggaaggtgcattacataaggtggagttgaaccaatgtacaacgattggagaaataactacaagaaggccagtcacaaaatcatattggacagaacggagcagtttaaagttagtgtatggctgcttgcatcgagtatggaaaagcgaaaatgggcaatccttccgagtacttatggttgttccaagggttggaattcctgatgttcttaacgtgcagtacaaatgtccaagaggagggcacttgagagacatgaaatccttggagcatttgaagcaaaggttttattggactggttgtcaatcagctataggaaggattgcgaaatatgctgagaacattgtagctaaaggatcaaggtccaggagtcatgggcagatgaaacagcacaattcgcgtgcgccagttgagaaaataggcgtgtatgaagatggtccattcccaaccaataaattaggaaataatcatgttttggtagtcaaggaccatttcaatgaatggccacaagtatacacaattcctaaccaagagactgaaccagtggcggaggcattcatcaacaagtgggtaacgagattcggtgttccaatggagttacgttctgatcaagaatggaatctcaagtcagctttaagtcaagggatgtaccagaaactgagtatccggaaaacggatggaattaactccaagcAGAGAAGaacggctaacgatgtcagcaccagcctagaagacgagatgggggacataaaagctttgtgtttggtatcgcaaatatgtctaatcgggacgatcagacttaggtggagggcagtgtga